The following coding sequences are from one Salvia hispanica cultivar TCC Black 2014 chromosome 3, UniMelb_Shisp_WGS_1.0, whole genome shotgun sequence window:
- the LOC125210591 gene encoding cysteine-rich receptor-like protein kinase 43 codes for MPTTTRWRCWPRLIITLAAVSIWWQKAESQPQINLLNKGCSQYNATNAADFFDNLNATFSNLRAQLSGGGGRLFATAEQARSSDPAYAMAQCRNYMTERDCLACYDAAVAQIRNCSAANGARVIYDGCFLRYESNNFYDQTTLPGNVQICGNRSAPEAAVFRATGEALLEDLTLATPKMNPFYAASKRSIANLTVYAVAQCAQTITQDGCRDCLTVAYRNVQACLPDADGRAVDAACFLRYSDAPFFADNQTTNIAPFLGSKGNSNKKKAIIGGAVGGGGLVLILAAFFLWYKFARKPETSPRSDILGATQLQGPNRYSYKDLKAATSNFSKENKLGEGGFGDVYKATLKNGNVVAVKKLNINYSRAKADFESEVRLISNVHHRNLVRLLGCCSKGSDLLLVYEYMENGSLDRFLYGDKRGCLKWKQRFDILFGTARGLAYLHEQYHVTIIHRDVKPGNILLDKEFQAKIADFGLARLLPEDQSHVSTKFAGTLGYTAPEYAVHGHLSEKVDTYSFGVVILEMISGRRSSDMDVEAETGYLLEEAWRLYEGGMHEKLADETLEADDYKVEELKKMVEIGLMCTQSPASSRPSMSEIVAMLLSDGSLEGKVPNRASWSYGNRVGLGGETSTSRTTGSTATNATNSFTHFTGR; via the exons ATGCCAACCACAACCAGATGGAGATGTTGGCCCCGCCTGATTATCACGCTGGCCGCCGTCTCGATCTGGTGGCAAAAAGCAGAATCTCAGCCGCAGATTAATCTGCTAAACAAGGGATGCAGCCAGTATAATGCAACCAATGCAGCCGATTTTTTCGACAACCTTAACGCAACCTTCAGCAACCTCAGAGCTCAGCTCTCGGGCGGCGGAGGCAGGCTGTTTGCGACGGCGGAGCAGGCCAGGTCTTCGGACCCGGCCTACGCCATGGCTCAGTGCAGAAACTACATGACGGAAAGGGATTGCCTGGCCTGCTATGACGCCGCCGTCGCGCAGATTCGGAACTGCTCCGCCGCCAATGGCGCTCGGGTTATCTACGATGGCTGTTTCCTCAG GTATGAGAGCAACAACTTCTACGATCAAACAACCCTTCCCGGAAACGTCCAAATCTGCGGCAACCGGTCGGCGCCAGAGGCTGCCGTTTTCAGAGCAACAGGAGAGGCATTGCTAGAGGATCTTACACTAGCAACACCTAAAATGAATCCCTTTTATGCAGCAAGCAAGAGGTCCATCGCCAACTTAACTGTTTATGCCGTCGCGCAGTGTGCTCAAACCATCACCCAAGATGGCTGCAGAGATTGCCTAACCGTTGCATACAGAAACGTACAGGCCTGCTTGCCTGATGCAGATGGAAGGGCTGTTGATGCTGCTTGCTTTTTAAGATATTCCGACGCTCCATTTTTCGCTGATAATCAGACGACAAACATTGCGCCCTTTCTAGGATCAAAAG GGAATTCAAACAAGAAGAAGGCGATTATTGGCGGCGCGGTAGGAGGTGGTGGTCTTGTTCTTATCTTGGCTGCCTTCTTTTTATGGTACAAGTTTGCAAGGAAGCCAGAAACTTCCCCAAGAA GTGACATTTTGGGGGCAACGCAACTGCAAGGTCCGAACAGATACAGCTACAAGGATTTGAAAGCGGCAACCAGTAATTTCAGTAAGGAAAATAAGCTCGGGGAAGGCGGTTTTGGAGATGTATACAAG GCGACGTTGAAAAATGGGAACGTTGTAGCAGTGAAGAAACTCAACATAAACTATAGCAGAGCAAAGGCAGATTTCGAGAGTGAAGTAAGGCTTATAAGCAATGTCCATCACCGCAATCTTGTCCGTCTACTAGGATGCTGCAGCAAGGGATCTGATCTTCTTCTCGTCTACGAGTACATGGAGAATGGAAGCCTCGACAGATTCTTATACG GCGATAAACGAGGATGTCTGAAATGGAAGCAGCGATTCGACATATTATTTGGCACAGCGAGAGGCCTTGCCTATCTGCACGAGCAGTACCACGTAACCATCATACATCGCGATGTGAAGCCTGGCAACATTCTACTCGACAAAGAGTTTCAAGCCAAAATAGCTGATTTCGGGCTGGCAAGGCTTCTCCCAGAGGATCAGAGCCATGTTAGCACCAAATTTGCTGGCACATT GGGATATACAGCGCCAGAATACGCGGTCCACGGCCATTTATCAGAGAAAGTTGACACCTACAGCTTCGGAGTTGTGATCCTGGAAATGATCAGCGGTAGAAGAAGCAGCGACATGGATGTGGAGGCTGAGACTGGATACCTTCTAGAAGAG GCGTGGAGGCTGTACGAGGGCGGGATGCATGAGAAGCTAGCGGACGAGACTTTGGAGGCAGATGACTATAAAGTTGaggaattgaagaaaatggtgGAAATTGGTTTGATGTGCACGCAGTCGCCAGCGTCTTCAAGGCCAAGCATGTCAGAGATTGTGGCGATGCTTCTAAGCGACGGATCGTTGGAGGGGAAAGTTCCGAACAGGGCAAGTTGGAGCTACGGGAACAGGGTTGGTCTTGGTGGTGAGACGAGTACATCGCGAACAACGGGATCGACTGCCACGAATGCTACTAACTccttcacacacttcacaggGCGCTAG